TGCCGCTGGAGTTCATCATCGGTGGCCCGAAGATGGCCGGCCAGGGCTGGCGCATGCTTATGGAATGTCTGGCGGCCGGGCGCAGCATCTCGCTGCCCGGCTCCAACACCGGCATGCAGAAGATGGTGGCGCGCGCCGTCGGCGCCTATGCCCGCGTGCGCTACCAGTTCAAGACCGCGATCGGCCGTTTCGAGGGCGTGGAAGAGGCGCTCACCCGCATTGGCGCCAATACCTATCTGTCCGATGCCGCGCGCGTGATGACCGCCGGCGCGATCGACCTCGGCGAGAAGCCTTCGGTGGTGTCGGCGATCGTCAAGTACCACGTCACCGAGCGCGCCCGCCAGACGGTGAATGACGGCATGGACGTGATCGGCGGCAAGGGCATCTGCCTCGGCCCGCAGAACTTCCTCGGCCGCGCCTATCAGCAGATCCCGGTCGGCATCACGGTGGAAGGGGCCAACATCCTCACGCGCAGCCTGATCCTGTTCGGCCAGGGCGCGATCCGCTGCCATCCCTATGTCTTGAAAGAGATGTACGCCGCGCAGCAGGGCGACCTGCGCGCGTTCGACGAGGCGCTGTGGGGGCACGTCGGCTACACGGTCTCGAACGCGGCGCGCGCGACGATCATGGGTCTCACCGGTTCGCACTTCGTGAAGGTGCCGGAAAGCGTGGCGCCGGAAACCCGCCGCTACTACCAGCAGCTCACCCGCTTCTCGGCCGCCTTCGCCTTCATCGCCGACATCTCGATGGGCACCATGGGCGGCGCATTGAAGCGCAAGGAGAAGCTCTCCGCCCGCCTGGGCGACATCCTGTCGCTGATGTACCTCGCCACCGCCACGCTCAAGCGCTTCGAGGCCGAAGGCCGCCACGCCGCCGACGCGCCGCTGATGCACTGGGCGATCTGGGATTGCATGTTCCGCATCCAGCAGGCCTTCGAGGGCGTGATCGCCAACTTCCCGAACAAGCTTTTCGCCTTCGTGCTGCGCCGCGTGGTGGTCTTCCCGCTCGGGCGGCCCTATGTCGTGCCCTCCGACAAGCTCGGCCACCAGGTCGCGGAACTGCTGATCGAGCCGTCGCCGACGCGTGATCGCCTGACTTCGGACGTGTATCTGCCCGCCGATGTCGAGGAGCCGGTGGGCGCCCTCGAGGCCGCGCTCGCCGCGACCCTTGCTGCCGAGCCGGTCGAGGCCAGGCTCAGGGAGGCGCGTCGCGAGGGGCGCTTCGATCCGCAGGTGCTGGCCTCGGGCGACGTCGATGAGATCTGGCACCTTGCCCGCCACGCCGGCGTGATCAGCGAACAGGAATACGCCTTGATCGAGCGCCGCAACGCGCTGCGCGACAAGGTGATTCGCGTCGATGACTTCCCCTACGACCTCGGCCTCAAGGCTGCGGTGCAGGCCATGCCCGAGCGTTCGCCGGCGCAGCAGGAGGCTGCATGAGCGTGCCGGTCTTCATCGTCGATGGCGCGCGCACGCCCTTCCTGAAGGCGAAGAGCGCGCCTGGTCCCTTCACCGCTTCCGACCTCGCCACCGCGGCGGGCAGCGCGCTGCTGATGCGCCAGCCCTTCGCGCCCGAGCAGCTCGACGAGGTCATCCTCGGCTGCGCCAGCCCCTCGGCGGATGAGGTCAATATCGGCCGCGTGGTCGCGCTGCGCATGGGCTGCGGCAACAATGTGCCGGGGTGGACGGTGATGCGAAACTGCGCCTCCGGCATGCAGGCGATCGATTCCGCGATCGCCAACATCCAGCGCGGCCGCAGCGGGCTGGTCCTCGCCGGCGGTGTCGATGCGCTCTCGCATGCGCCGCTGCTGTTCTCCGAGAACATGGTGCGCTGGCTCGCCGGCTGGTACGCGGCGAAGACCACCGGGCAGAAACTGGCGATGCTCAGGACCTTCCGTCCCGGGCATCTCGCCCCGGTGATCGGCATCATGAAGGGGCTCACCGACCCGATCGTCGGCCAGCTGATGGGCCAGACCGCCGAGAACCTGGCGTGGAAGTTCGGCATCACGCGCGAGGACATGGACGGCTTCGCGGTCGAGAGCCACCGCCGCGTGTGCGCCGGCCAGGACGCCGGGCACTACGCCGACGAGATCGTGCCGCTGATCGATCGCGACGGCCAGGTGTATGCGGCCGACGACGGCGTGCGGCGCGAATCGTCGATGGCCAATCTCGCCAAGCTCAAACCCTTCTTCGACAGGAAGTACGGCCGCGTCACCCCGGGCAACAGCTCGCAGATCACCGATGGCGCGGCGTGGTTGGTGCTGGCCTCGGAACAGGCCGTCGCGCGTCACGGCCTGAGGCCGCTCGGCCGCATCGTCGACAGCCAGTGGGCGGGTCTCGCCCCCGATCAGATGGGCCTCGGACCGGTGCATGCGGCCATGCCCATCCTGCGACGCCATGGTCTTGCGCCCAATGATCTCGACGCCTGGGAACTCAACGAGGCCTTCGCCGCCCAGGTCATCGCCTGCCTGCGCGCCTTCGCCGACGACGACTACTGTCGCACGCACTTCGGCGTCGATGCGCCGGGCGCGCCCGAGGCCGAGCGCCTGAACGTGGACGGCGGCGCGGTCGCGCTCGGCCATCCGGTTGGCGCGAGCGGTGCGCGCATCGTCCTTCACCTGCTCAACGTGCTGCGCCGCAAGGGTGGTGGGCGCGGCCTGGCGACGATCTGCATCGGCGGCGGGCAGGGCGGAGCGATGCTGGTGGAGACGGTGCGATGATCGCGAACATGGAGCACGACTGGAAGCACTGGCGCCTGCGCCGTGAGGACTCCGGACTGGCCTGGCTGGATCTGGACAAGGCGGGGGCCAGCGCCAATGTGCTGTCGTCCGAGGTGATGAGCGAGTTTGCCCGCGTGCTCGAAGCGCTCGACGCCGCGCCGCCCAAGGCGCTGGTGATCGCCTCGGCCAAGCCGGCCGGCTTCATCGCCGGTGCCGACATCGAGGAGTTCTCGCGGCTGGATTCGGCGCTCGCCGCGCGCGCGCTGGTCGAGCGTGGCTGGAAGCTCTTCAACCGCCTCGCCGCGGTGTCCTACCCGACGCTGGCGCTGATCCGCGGCCATTGCATGGGTGGCGGCCTGGAGCTCGCGCTCGCCTGCCGGCACCGCATCGTGGTCGACGAGCCGGGCACCAAACTCGCGCTGCCCGAGGTCATGCTCGGCATCGTCCCCGGCTGGGGCGGCATGCTGCGCCTGCCCGCGCTGATCGGCCCGGCTGCGGCGCTCGACCTGATGCTGACCGGCAAGAGCGTCGATGCGAGGAAGGCGAAGCGCCTCGGCCTCGCCGACGACTGCGTGCCGGCGCGGGTGATGGCGTCCGCCGCACGCATCCTGGCGCTGTCCGGCGCGGCGAAGAAGCCCCTGCCGCTCAAGGAACGCGCGCTGCGCTGGGCGATGAACGGCCCCGCGCGCGCTCAGGTCGCCGACAAGGCGCGCGCCCAGGCCGCGCGCAAGGTCAGCCGCGCCAACTATCCGGCGCCGTTCGCCATCGTCGACATCTGGGAGAAGTACGGCGGCAACGCGCTCGACGTACCGGCGGGCGATGCGTCCTCGCTCGACGCCATATTCAGCTCGCCGACCGCCCGCAACCTGGTGCGCGTCTTCCACCTGCAGGAGCGCCTGAAGGCCTTCGGCAAGGACAGCGAGTTCGCGCCGCGCCATGTGCATGTGGTGGGCGCCGGCGTGATGGGCGGCGACATCGCCGCCGTGTGTGCGCTGCGCGGCATGACGGTGACGCTGCAGGATCAGTCGGTCGAGCGCATCGCGCCCGCCATCGCCCGCGCAGCCAAGCTCTTCGAACGCCGCCACAAGGGCGATGCCCGGCAGGTGCGCTTCACCCTCGACCGCCTGATCCCCGACCCGCAAGGCCAGGGCGTGGCGCGCGCCGACCTGATCATCGAGGCGATCTTCGAGAACCTCGAGGTCAAGCGCAGCCTGTTCGCCGACCTCGAGGCGCGCGCCCGGCCCGACGCAGTGCTCGCCACCAACACCTCCAGCCTGCGCCTGGAAGATATCGCCAGCGCACTGAAGGACCCGTCGCGCCTGGTCGGCATTCACTTCTTCAATCCGGTACCGATGCTGCCGCTGGTCGAGGTGGTGCAGGGCGAGACCACCGACGCCGAGGTGCTGCGCCGTGCCACCGGCTTCGTACGCCGCATCGACAAGCTACCGCTGCCGGTGAAGAGCGCGCCCGGGTTCCTCGTCAATGCGGTGCTTGGCCCCTACATGCTCGAGGCCCTGCGCTGCGTCGAGGAGGGTGTTGCGCCCGAGACGGTCGACGCTGCGCTGGTCGCCTTCGGCATGCCGATGGGGCCGGTCGAGCTGGTCGATACCGTGGGTCTGGACATCGCCGTGGCCGCGGGCAGGGCCCTGGCTGGCGAAGGTGCCGAGCCGCCGGCGCGGCTGCTGAAGCTGGTGGCCGAGGGCAAGCTGGGGCGCAAGAGCGGCGAGGGCTATTACCGCTGGGTCGAGGGCAAGGCGCTCAAGGGCGCAGACGAGGGCAGGGCGCCGGGCGGGCTGCTCGCCCGTCTGCTGAAGGGGGTGCCGGGCCGGCAAGGTCCGGCAGCGTCCCCGCCGATCCCGCCCGGACTGGCCGAACGCGTGCTTGCGCCGCTGCTGGCCGCCACGCAACGCTGCGTGGAGCAGGGGGTGGTGGCCGACGCGGATCTCGCCGATGCCGGGGTGATCTTCGGCGCGGGCTTCGCGCCGCACACCGGTGGGCCGCTGCATCACGCAGGCAGCCTCGCGCGCTATACCTGAAGCATCCCGAGCCGTGCCCAATGGCCTTTGCCGCGGGGCACGGATGAACCCTTACGCTTTCATCAGGAGGTGCAAGTGAGCAGACTGATCATTCGCAAGGTCGCCGTGCTCGGCGCCGGTGTCATGGGGGCGCAGATCGCTGCCCACTGCGCCAACGCCGACGTCCCGGTGATCCTGTTCGACCTGCCGGCCAAGGAAGGCCCGGCCAACGGCGTCGTCGACAGGGCACTCGCCGGGATGAAGAAGCTCGACCCGGCGCCCTTCGCTGCGAAGGACCGTGCGCAGTACGTCGAGGCCGCCAACTACGCCAGCGATCTCGCCCGTCTGGGCGAGTGCGATCTCGTCATCGAGGCGATCGCCGAGAAGATGGAGTGGAAGCTCGACCTCTACGCCAGGGTCGCGCCCCACTTGAAGGCGGGGGCGATCTTCGCGTCGAACACGTCCGGGCTTTCGATCGAGGCGCTCGCCGCCGGCATGCCCGATGATCGCCGCAGTCAGTTCTGCGGCATTCACTTCTTCAACCCGCCGCGCTACATGCCGCTGGTCGAGCTGATCCCGACCACCGCCACTGACGCCGCGCTGCTCGACGGCCTGGAGGCCTGGCTGACGACCCGCCTCGGCAAGAGCATCGTTCGCGCCAAGGACACGCCGAACTTCGTCGCCAATCGCGTCGGGGTGTTCTCCATCCTGGCCGTGCTGCATCACACGCAGCGCCTCGGGCTCGCCTTCGACGAGGTCGATCTCCTCACCGGGCCGCGCATCGGTCGCCCCAAGAGCGCGACCTTCCGCACCGCCGACGTGGTCGGCCTCGATACGCTGGTGCATGTGCTCGGCACCATGCAGGCCACGCTGGGTTCCGGCGAGAACGCCGATCCGTGGGCGAGGCATTTCCGCACCCCGGAGTGGCTGCAGGCGCTGGTGGCCAAGGGGGCGCTCGGGCAGAAGACCAAGGCCGGCATCTACCGCAAGCAGGGCAGGCAGATCCAGGTGCTCGACCTGCACCTGCAGGACTATCGCGACAGCGGCGGCGAAGTCTTTCCCGAGGTCGAGGAGATCCTGCGCCTGAAGAGTCCCGCGGAGAGATTCGCCCAGCTTGCCGCCCATCCGCATCCGCAGGCGCAGTTCCTGTGGTCGATCTTCCGCGACGTGTTCCATTACTGCGCGGTGCACCTGGCCGACATCGCCGACAACGCGCGCGACATCGATCTGGCGATGCGCTGGGGCTTCGGCTGGGCGCAAGGGCCGTTCGAGACCTGGCAGGCTGCGGGCTGGCGGGATGTCGCCGAGATGGTAAGGGACGACATCGCGCACGGTCGCGCGATGGCCGAGGTGCCGCTGCCCGCCTGGGTGTTCGCGCGTGAGGGCGTGCATGCGCCGGCCGGCTCCTACAGCGCGGCCGCAGACGCGCTGAAGCCGCGCGCCGCGCTGGCGGTGTACCGGCGCCAGCTCTACCCCGACCGCATTCTCGGCGAGGCGTCCGACGATCGCGGCGAGACCCTGTGGGAGAACGCCGGCGTGCGCCTGTGGCGGCGCGCCGACCAGGACGCGGGCATCGGCATCGTGTCGATCACTTCGAAGATGCATGCGATTGGCGACGAGGTCATGGAGGGCATGCAGGAGGCGATCGCGCGCGCCGAGATCGAGCTCGACGGCCTCGTGATCTGGCAGCCTGCGCCGTTCGCCGTGGGCGCCAACCTGCAGCAGGTGGACGCGGCCTGCCGCGCCGGGCAGTTCGAGCTGCTCGAGAAGATGGTGGCGAAATTCCAGCGCACCTCGATGGCGATCAAGCACGCCCAGGTGCCGGTGGTGGCCGCGGTGGAGGGCATGGCGCTCGGGGGCGGCTGCGAGTTCGTGATGCACGCCGCGCATCGCGTGTTCGCGCTCGAGAGCTACGTCGGCCTGGTGGAGGCGGGCGTCGGCCTGATTCCGGCCGGCGGCGGCAGCAAGGAGTTTGCCCTGCAGGCGCATGCGCTGGCGCAGCGTGCGGCCGGCGGCGATGTGTTCCCCTATATCCAGAATGCCTTTCAGACCATCGCGATGGCCACGGTCGCCAAGAGCGCGCTCGAGGCGGTGCAACTCGGCTTCGGCCGTGCGGGCGACGACGTGCTGCTCAATGCCCACGAGCTCCTCCATGCCGCGATCCGCCGCGCGCGCGCGATCGCCGAATCGGGCTGGCGCCCGGCGCTGGTGAATCCGGCGGTGACGGTGGCGGGCCGCAACGGCATCGCCACCTGCGAGATGATGCTGGTGAACATGGCCGAGGGCGGCTTCATCTCGGCGCACGACTACCGTGTCGCCAAGGCCGCCGCCACGGCGCTGTGCGGTGGCGAGGTGGATACCAACCGCCGGGTGAGCGAGCAGTGGATCCTGGACGTCGAGCGTGCGCAGTTCGTCGCGTTGCTCAAGACCGAGAAGACGCAGCAGCGTATCGCCCACATGCTCGAAACCGGCAAGCCCCTGCGCAACTGATCGAGGACACGAGAATGAGCAAACAGATTCAGGACGCCTACATCGTCGCCGCAGTGCGCACGCCGGTGGCCAAGCGCAATGGCGCATTCCGGCACGTCCGCCCCGACGACATGCTGGCAAGGGTGCTGCGCGCGGTGGTCGCCAAGGTGCCCAACCTCGACGGCAACGAGATCGGCGACGTGATCACCGGCTGCGCGATGCCCGAGGCCGAGCAGGGCATGAACGTGGCGCGCATCGGCCTGCTGCTGGCGGGTCTGCCCGATGCCGTGCCCGGCATCACCATCAACCGCTTCTGCGCCTCCGGGCTGCAGGCGGTGGCCGACGCGGCCAACCGCATCCGCCTGGGCGAGGCCGACGTGATGATCGCTGCCGGCACCGAGAGCATGAGCGCGATGCCGCAGATCATGGGCAACAAGGTCAGCCTCAACCCGGAGATCTTCGCGCATGCCGAGAACCTCGACATCGCCTACGGCATGGGTCTCACCGCGGAGAAGGTAGCGCAGCAGTGGGGGGTGAGCCGCGAGGACCAGGACGCGTTCGCGGTCGAGTCGCACCGCCGCGCCTGCGCGGCGATCGCCAGCGGCCGGTTTCAGGACGAGATCCTCCCTTATGTCGTGAAGTCCTACGCCCCGGGGGCGGATGGCACGGTGCGCATCACCGAGCGCCTGGTCGAGCACGATGAGGGGCCGCGTCCGGATGCCGCGGCCGACTCGCTGGGCAAGCTCAAGCCGGTCTTCGCGGCGCGCGGCTCGGTCACGGCGGGCAACAGCTCGCAGATGTCGGACGGCGCCGCGGCGGTGCTGCTGATGAGCGAGGCCGCGGTGAAGCGCTACGACGTCAGGCCGATCGCGCGTTTTTCCAGCTTCGCGGTTGCCGGCGTGCCGCCGGAGGTGATGGGCATCGGGCCGGTGGAGGCGATCCCGCGCGCACTCGCGCGCGCCGGCGTGTCACTCGGCGACATCGGCTGGACCGAACTCAACGAGGCCTTCGCCGCGCAGGCGCTGGCGGTGATGCGTCAAATCGGGATGGACCCGGCCAAGGTCAACCCGCTCGGCGGTGCGATCGCGCTCGGTCATCCGCTGGGCGCCACCGGAGCCATCCGCACCGCGACCCTGATGGCGGCGATGCAGCGTGATCCGGGGTTGCGCTACGGGATGATCAGCATGTGCATCGGCACCGGCATGGGTGCGGCAGGTATTTTCGAGCGGGTGTGATGGCGCATTGCAGCATTTTCTGAACGAAAGCTTGCTGCATGCTGAACGCCGGCCGACGGGGCGGAAACGCCATGAAGCCGTCGGCCGGCGGGATTTTTTGCTGCAATGCAATATGTTCATGGGGTGAAGGCCGCGCGCAATTCCGGCCGCCGGAGATTGTGGATATCCCGGATTTCCGTGCTTCCTTTCCCGTTCCGGGGTGATCGCGCCGTAACAATCTCTTATAATCCGGGCGTTTATCGACGCGGGATCGCCCTGGCGTCCGGGTGCCGAGGGGGTCCGGGTGCAATCAGGCGGTCTCGTCCATTCCCAGGCAACTTCGGGCGAGAGGCGCATGATAAGAATCAAACGCGGTCTGGACCTGCCCATCACCGGCGCGCCTGCGCAACGCATCGAGGCAGGTCGCCCGGTGCGTAGCGTGGCCGTCATCGGCTTCGACTATCACGGCATGAAGCCGACGATGGCCGTTCAGGTGGGCGACCGGGTCAAACTCGGACAGGTCCTTTTTTCGGACAAGAAGACTCCCGGCGTGGTGTTCACCGCGCCCGGCGCTGGCGTGGTCAGCGCGATCCACCGTGGCGAGCAGCGCGTGCTGCAGTCGGTGGTGATCGACCTCGAGGGCGAGGATGCTGCAGACGCTGCGATCGACTTCGCACGCTACAGCGATGCCGAGATCGATCGCCTCGACCAGCAGAAGGTGCGCGAGAACCTGATCGACTCCGGGCTATGGACCGCGTTGCGCACGCGCCCCTTCAGCAAGGTGCCGGCCATCGACGCGCAGCCGAAGTCGATCTTCGTCACCGCGATGGACACCCATCCGCTGGCTGCCGATCCGGTGTGCATGATCGGCGAGCACAAGGAAGACTTCGCCCGCGGCGCGCGCGTTCTGGCGCGTATTGCGCCGGTCGTCGTCTGCCACGCCGACGGCACGCAGATGCCGTGCAGCGGGCTCGCCAACGTGCGCACCGAGACCTTTGCCGGCCCGCATCCCGCCGGCCTGGCCGGCACCCACATCCACTTCATCGACCCGGTCGATGCGCACAGGTCGGTGTGGTCGCTCAACTACCAGGATCTGATCGCCATCGGCAAGCTGTTCGCCACCGGCCGCCTGTGGACGGAGCGCGTGGTGTCGATCGCCGGCCCGATGGTGGACAAGCCGCGCCTGGTGCGTGCGCGCCTGGGGGCGAGCCTCGACGAGCTCACCGCCGGCGAACTCAAGTCCGGCAAGAAGGTGCGCGTGATCTCCGGCTCGGTGTTCGGCGGGCGCACCTCGCGCGGCGCCTGTGCCTACCTCGGGCGCTACCACCTGCAGGTTTCCTGCCTCGAGGAAGGCACCGAGCGCGAGATGCTGCATTACCTGCGGGCGGGCGTGAACAAGCACTCGGTCATGAACCTCTACCTCTCCAAGCTCTCGCCGGGCAGGCTGTTCGACTTCACCACCAGCACCAATGGCAGCCAGCGCGCGATGGTGCCGATCGGCAACTACGAGGAAGTGATGCCGCTCGACATCCTGCCCACGCAGCTGCTGCGCTCGCTGATCGTCAGTGACACCGAAATGGCGCAGAAGCTTGGTTGCCTCGAGCTGGACGAGGAAGACCTCGCGTTGTGCACCTATGTGTGCGCCGGCAAGTACGAATACGGTCCCATCCTGCGGGATAACCTCACACGCATCGAGAAGGAGGGTTGAGAATGGGTCTGCGCTCCTGGCTCGACAGCATCGAGCATCATTTCGAAAAAGGCGGCAAGTACGAGAAGTTCTACGCTCTGTACGAAGCCATCGACACAGGCCTGTTCAAGCCCGGCAGTGTCACCCGCACCACCGCCCACGTGCGCGACGGCCTCGACCTCAAGCGCATGATGATCACGGTGTGGCTGTGCACCTTCCCGGCGATGTTCTTCGGCATGTGGAACGTCGGCTACCAGGCCAACACCATCCTGGCCGGCAGCGCCGAGCTGATGGCGGCGCAGGATGGCTGGCGCATCGCGCTCACCAGCGCGCTGGCGGGGCTGGATCCAGCCAGCGTGTGGGCCAACTTCCTGCACGGGGCGACCTACTTCCTGCCGATCTACCTGACGACCTTCATCGTCGGCGGCTTCTGGGAAGTGCTGTTCGCCGCGATCCGCAAGCACGAGGTCAATGAGGGCTTCTTCGTCACCTCGGTGCTGTTCGCGCTGACGCTGCCGCCGGACATCCCGCTCTGGCAGGTGGCGCTCGGCATCAGCTTCGGCGTCGTGGTGGCCAAGGAAGTGTTCGGCGGTACCGGCAAGAACTTCCTCAACCCGGCGCTGGCCGGCCGCGCCTTCCTGTACTTCGCCTATCCGGCGCAGATCTCGGGCGACGCGGTGTGGACCGCGGTCGATGGCTACACCGGCGCGACCATGCTGTCGCTCGGAGCCGCCGGCGGCATCGAGGCGGTGGTCGGCAACGGCATCGACTGGATGAGCGCCTTCCTCGGCACGGTCCATGGCTCGATCGGCGAAACCAGCACGCTCGCCATCCTCATCGGCGGCGGCGTGCTGCTGGTGATGAAGATCGCGTCGTGGCGGATCGTCGCCGGGGTCTTCCTCGGCATGGTGGGCGCCAGCCTGCTGTTCAACGCGATCGGCTCCGACACCAACCCGATGTTCGGGGTGCCCTGGTACTGGCACCTGGTGATGGGCGGCTTCGCCTTCGGCATGATGTTCATGGCCACCGATCCGGTTTCGGCGTCGATGACCAACACCGGCAAGTGGATCTTCGGCGCGCTCGTCGGTCTCATGACCGTGCTGGTGCGCGTGGTGAACCCGGCCTTCCCCGAGGGCATCATGCTCGCCATCCTGTTCGCCAACCTGTGTGCGCCGCTGATCGACCACTACGTGGTCGCGGCCAACATCAAGCGGAGGCTTGCGCGCAATGTCTAAGAAAGAATCGACGAGCCGCACGCTGCTGGTGGCGCTGGCGGTCAGTCTCGTCAGCTCGGTCTTCGTCGCCGGCGCAGCGGTGTCGCTGAAGCCGGTGCAGATCGAGAACCGCCAGCTCGACAAGCAGCGCAGCATCCTGTCCATCGCCGGACTGGGCGAGGGTCGCCTGTCGGCGCGCGAGGTCAAGGACCTGTTCGCCAGCCGGATCAGCGCCAAGGTGGTGGATCTGGAAACCGGCGAATTCACCGATGCCCACGATCCTGCAAGCTTCGATCCGCTCAAGGCGGCGCGTGATCCGGCGCTCTCCGACGCCCTTCCCGGGGAGCAGGACATCGCCATGATCAAGCGTCGCGAACGCTTCACCACGGTGTACATGGTGGAGAAGGATGGTGCGCTCCAGACCCTGATCCTGCCGATCCGCGGCTATGGCCTGTGGTCCACGCTGCACGGCTTCATGGCGGTGAAGGGCGACCTCAACACCGTCGTCGGCATGGGCTTCTACCAGCACGCCGAGACCCCGGGTCTGGGCGGCGAGGTCGATAATCCGAACTGGAAGGCGCAGTGGCCGGGCAAGGAGTTGTTCGACGCCGCCGGCAAGCCGGTGATCCGCATCGTCAAGGGTGGCGTCGATCCGGCCAGCCCGGACGCGAAGCACCAGGTCGACGCGCTCGCCGGCGCCACGCTGACCAGCAACGGTGTCGACCGCCTGATCCAATTCTGGCTTGGTGAGCAGGGCTTCGGCCCGCTGCTTTCCAGGCTGCGTACACAACAGGGGGCTTGAAAATGGCCAAACCGACCGTCAAGGAAGTCCTGTTCAATCCGGTCTTCGCCAACAACCCGATCGGCCTGCAGATCCTCGGCATCTGCTCGGCGCTCGCGGTGACGTCGAACCTGCAGACCGCGCTCGTGATGTCGATCGCGCTCACGCTGGTGACCGGCTTCTCCAACCTGTTCATCTCGATGATCCGCAACCAGATCCCGAGCTCGATCCGCATGATCGTGCAGATGGTGATCATCGCGTCGCTGGTCATCGTGGTGGACCAGATCCTCAAGGCCTACGCCTACGGGCTCTCCAAGCAGCTCTCGGTGTTCGTCGGCCTGATCATCACCAACTGCATCGTCATGGGCCGCGCAGAAGCCTTCGCGATGCAGAACCCGCCCATGCTCTCGTTCTGGGATGGCATCGGCAACGGCCTCGGCTACAGCGTGGTGCTGCTCACCCTGGGCGTGATCCGCGAGCTGTTCGGCGCCGGCAAGCTGTTCGGCGTCGAGATCATCACGCTGGCCAAGGATGGCGGCTGGTACATCCCCAACGGCCTGCTGCTGCTGCCGCCTTCGGCGTTCTTCCTGATCGGCCTGCTGATCTGGGCGCTGCGCTGCTGGAAGAAGGAGCAGGTCGAGAAGCCTGCCTTCCGCATGGCGCC
This region of Thauera sp. JM12B12 genomic DNA includes:
- a CDS encoding NADH:ubiquinone reductase (Na(+)-transporting) subunit B, with protein sequence MGLRSWLDSIEHHFEKGGKYEKFYALYEAIDTGLFKPGSVTRTTAHVRDGLDLKRMMITVWLCTFPAMFFGMWNVGYQANTILAGSAELMAAQDGWRIALTSALAGLDPASVWANFLHGATYFLPIYLTTFIVGGFWEVLFAAIRKHEVNEGFFVTSVLFALTLPPDIPLWQVALGISFGVVVAKEVFGGTGKNFLNPALAGRAFLYFAYPAQISGDAVWTAVDGYTGATMLSLGAAGGIEAVVGNGIDWMSAFLGTVHGSIGETSTLAILIGGGVLLVMKIASWRIVAGVFLGMVGASLLFNAIGSDTNPMFGVPWYWHLVMGGFAFGMMFMATDPVSASMTNTGKWIFGALVGLMTVLVRVVNPAFPEGIMLAILFANLCAPLIDHYVVAANIKRRLARNV
- a CDS encoding acetyl-CoA C-acyltransferase, whose product is MSKQIQDAYIVAAVRTPVAKRNGAFRHVRPDDMLARVLRAVVAKVPNLDGNEIGDVITGCAMPEAEQGMNVARIGLLLAGLPDAVPGITINRFCASGLQAVADAANRIRLGEADVMIAAGTESMSAMPQIMGNKVSLNPEIFAHAENLDIAYGMGLTAEKVAQQWGVSREDQDAFAVESHRRACAAIASGRFQDEILPYVVKSYAPGADGTVRITERLVEHDEGPRPDAAADSLGKLKPVFAARGSVTAGNSSQMSDGAAAVLLMSEAAVKRYDVRPIARFSSFAVAGVPPEVMGIGPVEAIPRALARAGVSLGDIGWTELNEAFAAQALAVMRQIGMDPAKVNPLGGAIALGHPLGATGAIRTATLMAAMQRDPGLRYGMISMCIGTGMGAAGIFERV
- a CDS encoding Na(+)-translocating NADH-quinone reductase subunit A translates to MIRIKRGLDLPITGAPAQRIEAGRPVRSVAVIGFDYHGMKPTMAVQVGDRVKLGQVLFSDKKTPGVVFTAPGAGVVSAIHRGEQRVLQSVVIDLEGEDAADAAIDFARYSDAEIDRLDQQKVRENLIDSGLWTALRTRPFSKVPAIDAQPKSIFVTAMDTHPLAADPVCMIGEHKEDFARGARVLARIAPVVVCHADGTQMPCSGLANVRTETFAGPHPAGLAGTHIHFIDPVDAHRSVWSLNYQDLIAIGKLFATGRLWTERVVSIAGPMVDKPRLVRARLGASLDELTAGELKSGKKVRVISGSVFGGRTSRGACAYLGRYHLQVSCLEEGTEREMLHYLRAGVNKHSVMNLYLSKLSPGRLFDFTTSTNGSQRAMVPIGNYEEVMPLDILPTQLLRSLIVSDTEMAQKLGCLELDEEDLALCTYVCAGKYEYGPILRDNLTRIEKEG
- a CDS encoding Na(+)-translocating NADH-quinone reductase subunit C, producing the protein MSKKESTSRTLLVALAVSLVSSVFVAGAAVSLKPVQIENRQLDKQRSILSIAGLGEGRLSAREVKDLFASRISAKVVDLETGEFTDAHDPASFDPLKAARDPALSDALPGEQDIAMIKRRERFTTVYMVEKDGALQTLILPIRGYGLWSTLHGFMAVKGDLNTVVGMGFYQHAETPGLGGEVDNPNWKAQWPGKELFDAAGKPVIRIVKGGVDPASPDAKHQVDALAGATLTSNGVDRLIQFWLGEQGFGPLLSRLRTQQGA
- a CDS encoding NADH:ubiquinone reductase (Na(+)-transporting) subunit D, encoding MAKPTVKEVLFNPVFANNPIGLQILGICSALAVTSNLQTALVMSIALTLVTGFSNLFISMIRNQIPSSIRMIVQMVIIASLVIVVDQILKAYAYGLSKQLSVFVGLIITNCIVMGRAEAFAMQNPPMLSFWDGIGNGLGYSVVLLTLGVIRELFGAGKLFGVEIITLAKDGGWYIPNGLLLLPPSAFFLIGLLIWALRCWKKEQVEKPAFRMAPHVVEKEAY